From one Coxiella-like endosymbiont genomic stretch:
- the truB gene encoding tRNA pseudouridine(55) synthase TruB, with the protein MIVRSKGQNIIRRTIDGVLLLDKPRGITSNNAVQRIKDLFHAKKAGHTGSLDPLADGMLPICLGEATKFSQYLLDADKTYLVKIRLGIRTASGDSEAEIISQRPVPELSKHEFKKTMTSFHGIIEQTPSMYSALKYRGQPLYKLAHQGIEVERKSRRVTIYQLNLLDFKGEIAELYVHCSKGTYVRTLVDDLGEALGCGAHVIALRRLTVVHCLEDQMVSLARLEREYENQNKDPLDSYLLPIESMVAHFPVLKLSNATVFYLQQGQPVMVPHAHTQGFVRLRTQANQFIGIGEVLTDARIAPRRLIKKPTNFKPRTIVAAES; encoded by the coding sequence ATGATAGTGAGGAGTAAGGGACAAAACATTATAAGGCGGACCATTGATGGTGTCTTGTTATTAGATAAACCTCGAGGAATTACTTCTAACAATGCGGTGCAACGAATTAAAGATTTGTTTCATGCAAAAAAAGCAGGGCACACCGGAAGTTTAGACCCTCTTGCCGATGGAATGTTACCGATATGCTTAGGTGAAGCCACCAAATTTTCTCAATATTTGTTAGACGCTGATAAAACATATCTCGTAAAAATTCGATTAGGAATCCGCACAGCGAGCGGTGATAGTGAAGCCGAAATTATTTCTCAACGTCCTGTGCCTGAATTATCAAAACATGAGTTTAAAAAAACAATGACATCATTTCATGGGATAATTGAACAGACTCCTTCGATGTATTCCGCACTAAAATATAGAGGACAACCTTTATATAAATTAGCCCACCAAGGTATTGAAGTCGAACGTAAATCCCGGCGCGTTACTATTTATCAATTAAATTTGCTCGATTTTAAGGGGGAAATAGCTGAGCTTTATGTGCATTGCAGTAAGGGCACTTATGTAAGAACTTTAGTGGACGATTTAGGTGAAGCCTTGGGATGTGGTGCTCATGTAATAGCTTTACGTCGATTAACCGTAGTTCATTGTCTCGAAGATCAAATGGTTTCTCTAGCACGCTTAGAGCGAGAATATGAAAACCAGAATAAAGATCCTTTGGATAGTTATTTATTACCGATTGAAAGTATGGTTGCCCATTTTCCCGTCCTTAAGTTAAGTAACGCGACTGTTTTTTATTTGCAGCAAGGACAACCTGTAATGGTACCGCATGCTCATACCCAGGGCTTTGTACGGTTACGAACTCAAGCCAATCAATTTATCGGTATTGGAGAAGTGCTCACTGACGCTCGAATTGCTCCTCGGCGTCTGATAAAAAAACCCACTAATTTTAAACCGAGGACGATAGTGGCGGCGGAGTCCTGA
- a CDS encoding Mpo1-like protein, with protein sequence MESLAKQKLPEYRLYHNEKANKIAHYIRIPAVILDFLVALSWISISVAIRWHISFTWIAVIRSCSLLLFPQRKIGSVVI encoded by the coding sequence ATGGAGTCGCTCGCCAAACAAAAACTACCAGAATATCGATTATATCATAATGAAAAAGCTAACAAAATTGCCCACTACATTCGTATTCCTGCAGTTATATTGGACTTTCTTGTTGCTTTAAGTTGGATCAGTATTTCAGTTGCAATTCGCTGGCACATCAGTTTCACATGGATCGCAGTAATCCGCTCTTGTAGTTTATTATTATTTCCTCAACGTAAAATTGGCTCTGTGGTGATATGA